A segment of the Desulfitobacterium dehalogenans ATCC 51507 genome:
CTTCAGGCAAATAAGTCCGTTGCTGGGCTGATTCTTCTCGAATACAAATTCACCTTTTTGATAATGCCTTGGTATCCCACTGCTTAAAAGAATATTCCATAGGTTTGTATCCGTTGGTTGAGAATAGATATTTGGAACGAAGTAATTCATGATCGTACCCCCAATCATTGCGTTACAATTATATTGTACAATAATAATGGGTAGCAAAACCTCAATTTTCGGGAAAAATATAAAGGGAGGAAACTTCGGGATTTGACCCGAAGCTATCCTCCTTTTAGCTTATGGATTCATAATGAGAGATCGTGGGTTATTTTTTAGACCGAGCGGATTCGACCCAAATACCGCGTTCGATCAATTTTCGGACATGCTGGCGGTAAATCTCGTGGGTGTCTTTGTGTTTTAAGGGAGCGCGGTTCATACATAGATTCTTTTCAAAGAGGGGCTCTTCGTAGATGAGTTTGAATTGCTCAGTACGCAAGTCTTTCATCCAGTTTCCGAAGAGGGAACGTTCGCGGTATTCCCTCAGAGATTCAATATCGATAATAGCTCCGGCATAGGAACTTCCTGAACCATACTTATGGTTGGAGATCACTTCTCCATGGTGGTTGACGATCATGGATTGGCCGCCGAAGGTGTCGACAGACAGTTCGGCTGCTTGGGAGGGATAATAGGTGGCAACATTAGGTGCCACCACATAGCAGGTATTATCCAAAGCCCGGGCTCTATTTTGAAGTTCCCACCACCCATTGGCTACTGCCGGTTCAGGAGCACTGGACCGGTAGATGATTTCCGCACCGTTCATGGCGAGTCCTCGCGCCGGTTCAGGGTAATCCCCCTCTTGGCACACCAAGAGGCCGATTCTGCCGATTTCTGTGTCGGCTACGGAGTAAAAAGAGTCTAATTTATAACCATAAAGCTCTATCCATTTGTCCCACACATCATGGGGAACGGTGGAATGTTCCTGACAGAAAACCTGCATTTTGTAACTTTGTAGAATGACTTCTCCTTTCGGATCAATCAAAAAAGCAGAATTAAAGAAGCGGCCGGGAAACTCAGGGTGCTTTACTTTGGCCTGAGCTATGAGATAGGCGTTGTACTCCTTGGCTTTTTTGCCAAGAAGTTCAGTTTCTTCACCAGGAATATCAATGGCCATATGATCTACAAAGTATTGGTGATCCCAATCAAATAATTCATCAGTAAATCCTTGCAGAGCACCTTCTGGAATAGTAATGAGTCTTACCGGCATTTCAATTCCGCTTAACCATACTGCGGCATCGATGACATCTGAGATGTGGGCAATATTCCGTTTGATATCCTCCCTTTTTTCTGCACCACGCATGGTAGGTTGTATGGCTAAGGCCATATACTGCTCAATCATTGATATTACCTCCTTGTGCACTTCTTGGTTTTAGATTAGCACAAGGATTTATTTATGTATGTTACAATAGTAACAGTTGTCTAAATTTTCTTGAATTTACTTGATGCTAAAAAATATTCAAAAAAGAAAAAAGTACTTAAAATTTTCTTTTTTTGTCCATTAGAAGAGCATTCTAGTTCAGATTTTTCAAGCGCCGATTCAGGCTAATTTGCTATAATTTAAAGATGGGTGTTTTGCCTAAGGCTATATATTGACACACTGGATATCTCACAATCTATAGAAGATAAAGGGAAGGCTTTTTATGAGTAATATACATGATGTGCGCAGGCGGGAGATCAAGTATCGTGTTGCCTTTGACAATGCATCGCGAGCAAAGCAATACATAGGCAAGGTTTTGCAGGGTGATCCCCACAATGGATCTGATGGGTATCTTGTGCGGTCACTCTATTTTGACACGCTTTGGAATCGTGATCTTGAAGAAAAAAAAGATGGCCTTGAAAGCCGCAGAAAAATACGACTGCGCGTTTATTCGCCTGAAGCTACCACGGCGAAGTTAGAACTGAAAGAGAAGCAGGGTCTTTGGCAACACAAGCGATCTATCACAATTCCGCGGGATATGGCTCTTCATTTGACGACAGGGGACTATACATCCTTGGCTAGGATGCAACTCCCTCTTGCCCAACAGCTGTACCGTTTTATGAGTGAGCAAATGTATCGGCCCAAATGCATCGTACAATACCGACGGTATGCCTTTATTGTTCCGGCCAACGATATCCGTATTACCTTCGACAGCAAACTTATGGCAACGGAAGGATATTTGGATTTGTATAGAGACGATGCCTTCCTGTATCCTGTGGGCTGGCCTGATGATGTAACGCTGGAGGTTAAATATAACCATTTCCTGTTTAGTTATATTAAGGACTTGCTGGATGACATTGACAAAGTACCCGTATCCTACAGCAAGTATGTCATGTCGCGTTTTATGACCCACAGTTTAGAGTAAAACCCGATTGTGTTGCACTATCTTATCTATAGAGGAGGAGCTACATAACGATGAAAGATCAATTGCTGGCTGGGCTGGAGGCGAGTACCGGTGCCCTTACATTACAAGATATTCTTTTGAATTTTTTGATTGCCGGAATCTTGGGCGTAGTGATTTTTATCTCATACCGCATATCCCATTCGGGTGCCGTCTACAGCGCTAAGTTCAATGTGTCGCTGATTATGCTCACCCTCGTCACCACGCTGGTGATGAATGTAATCGGCAATAATATTGCTCTTTCACTGGGTATGGTAGGGGCCCTGTCCATTGTCCGTTTCCGCACGGCCATTAAGGATCCGCGAGACACTGCTTATATCTTTTGGGGTATCGCTGTGGGTGTTTGTTGTGGCGTTCAGGAGTATCTTTTGTCTGCCATCGGCTCGGGCATCATCTTCTTGTTCATGCTGATGTTCGGGGCGGTAAAGAGCAACGACCGTTATCTGCTTGTGCTGCGGGGAGAAAGTGTTGCCGAACAGGCCCTGGAAAAGGCCATTGATCAGATTTTCGGCGGCAAAGCTCAATTTAAAGTGAAGAACACCTCGAATAGCTTCATTGAACATATCTATGAGTTATCACAAAAACAGGTGCAGCAGGCGGAGAAACAGATCGGTTCCCTTACCTCCTATCTGAATAAAATAGAAGGTATGACGGCAGTAAATTTAATCAGCCAAAATGACGAAATCAACCGATAGGGGACATGTCCATGAGAAACGAGCGGAAGATAGCTGTCATTTCAATAGCGGCATTGCTTTTGGCAGTACTCGGTTTAAGTCTTCTGACCGCAGTACCGCACCGGACAGAGCATCCTAACTCTTACAATGCTCCGCTGCCAGCGGCGCCCAAAACCGAAAACGTCATGCAGGGAATATCCCAAGAGGATTGGAGCGTGGACGACACCTTTTCCACCCATCTACCTCTTATTGTCATCGATACCGGGAACGAGCGTCCGCCCATCAGCACCCAGCAGGGTGAAGATGGCGTTTTCCAACTCATTCCCGGGGTAGAACCCTACCGCTACGGGAGTATCCACGTGATTGACACCGGCGGCCTCAACAACCTGAAGAGCGAGCCGGATCATGTAAGTCCCATCGCCATTAAGCGCAGGGGCAACAGCTCGATGCTGTACCAAAAAGCCCAGTATTTAATCAAGCTGCAGACAGAATCCGGACAAGACAATTTTTTGGATTTGCTGGATCTTGGAGCGGAATGCGAATGGGTGCTCAACGGCTCCATGGCTGACAAAAGCATGATGCGAAATTACCTTTCCTACCGCCTTGCTTCACAATTCATGCCCTTTACACCGGATTCACGGTACTGCGAGGTGGTGTACCACGAGAATGGCCGGTATTATTACGAGGGTGTGTATCTGCTGATTGAAAGCATCAAGCAGGGTGAGGAGCGCGTTGCTATTTCAGAGTCAAAATCCTCCGATCCCTATCCGTCCTACATTGTCCGGCGCGATCGGTTTGCAGAGGATGACACTATCCTGGACACCTGGGCCACGCAAAAGGGATTGAGATTTACTCCTGATGAATTGAACGAACATTATCTGGGGCTGATCTATCCCACCATGAAAAACGCTACAAAGGAAACTATCGATTTTGTCACAGGAGACATCAGCCGGATTGAAAAGGTTCTGTATTCTGACGACGAGCATGTTTTCTCTACCTACCCCCGCTATATCGATGTGGATTCTTTCATCGACTACTTTATTTTTAATGAATTTTTCGGCAGCTACGACGCGGGTATCAACTCCACCTATATGTACAAGGAGGTGGGCGGCAAGCTGTATATGGGTCCGGTATGGGATCTGGATAACGCAATGGACAATTACAAATCCGAACCTTTGAATGTGAATGTAACAGCCTTTCAGATCAAGCCATGGTTCGACCGGCTGATACGTGATTCGGATTTTTTAGCAAAGCTGGAAAAACGATATACCCAGCTTAGGCGGGGGCCCCTTTCCGATGAGAACTATCTCGGCACCATCGATGCCATTGTAGCTCATTTGGGCCCAGCCACCGACAGAGAGTGGACCCGGTGGGCTCATGTGTACACAACTTTCAACAGATACAGCATGCAAAATTACGGGGAAAACCATGAACTGGTAAGAAATACGGATGAATTCCGCCAGGAGGTATACAGGCTGAAAACCAGCATTACACAGCACGCCGCAGCCATAGGCCCTTACCTCCGGATATTGCGAAAATCCACTATCGTAAACACCGGGCTTTCCATATATTCTCCCTTACTTTTGTTGGTGACCGTGCTGGTATTCCTCATCCCCGCTTTCTACGCATCTCGTAAATAGGAGGCTTAGTTATGCCAATTCCCAGCTTGGCATTTATGCTTGTTTTTTTACCCACCTGCTTGATTTTGTACTTCCTTTTCTTCTTTTACCGGCCCGCGCAAAATGTCATACTGCTGCTGGCCAGCCTGGTGTTTTATGCCTTTGGCCAGACTGTCTATGTGTTGGCGCTTTTGCTCTCTATGGCATGGAATTATGCCATGGGCTTGGCCATCGCGACCCGGCAAAAGAAAGGGCACAGCAGCAAGGCCTTGACCGGAATAGCCGTCGGGATGAATGTGCTACTTTTACTGGCATTTCAATGGATAAACCAAATGCTGGCCTTTCTCCCCTCCTGGTTTGGTTGTGTGGCACCCTCTTTTCAGGTCTTGATGCCCTTGGGGCTTGCCTGGTACACCTTGCAGGCGGTGGGTTACTGCCTGGATGTCTACCGCGGCGAGGTAACTGCCGAGAAAAACCCCCTTTATGTGGGGCTGCACCTGGCCTTTTTTCCTAAGATCACCTTGGGTCCCTTGGTGGATTATGGGATGATGCGTCGGCAGTTCACTGAACGCCAACATACCATTGACAAGTTTAGCCGGGGTTTGTGCAGATTTGTGGTAGGTCTTGCGAAAAAGCTTTTGCTGGCGGATCAGCTTTCCTATCTGGTGAACTACATCTTCACCCAAGCGGCCATGGACAATACCGTAGTACAACTGCCGGTAAGCCTGGCCTGGCTGGGGCTGTTCGCTTTTGGCCTGCAATTGTATTATGAACTTTCCGCCTTTGCCGACATGGCCATTGGCCTGGGGGAGATGTTCGGGTTTGATTTGCCGGAGAATTTTTGCTATCCCTTCGTAGCCACGAATATGACGGATTTCTGGCGCCGTTGGAACATCACACCCCTGGCCTGGTTCCGGAAATATGTATTTGGGTTCCTTCCCAGGACGGAAAATCAAGACCTTGTGATACGGAATCTGCTTATTACATGGATAGTGTTTGCCTTGTTTGTCGGAGGTTTTGAGTGGACATTTGTATTCTGGGGTGTATGGAATTTTCTTCTCTTGCTGGCGGAACACTTTTTTGGTTATGCTGAGCGCATTTCGGGACGCTTTTTAAAGCATGTATACACGCTGCTTGCGGTTTTGCTCGGATTTGTATTGTTGCGAAGCCCTTCTCTGTATACTGCGGGACAATATTTCGCCTCCATGTTAGGGCTGAACAACAACGGTTTTTGGAGCACCCTGCTCCCCGTGTTTTTAAGGGAGAACTGGATGCCTCTCGGACTTGGTGTAGTGTTTGCAATACCCTTGGCGCCCAAGTGGAATGCCTTGGCACAACGGCCTGGTAAAGGAAAATCTCTTTGGAGGTTGTCGGCTATCCTCTACCCGGTCTTCATTGCCGGGCTGCTGATAGTGTGCATGGTCTTTATTGTTCAAAACAAGGCAGTGATCACGCCTGTATATTAGACACATCACAGAAGGTGAAGCCAGGTAAGGAAGGGAGGCGGATCACATGGATAATTCCCCAAAGGTGCATTGGCATAAAATCGCAGCAGCCGTACTCATGTTAACTGTACTAATTGGAGCAAGCGGGTTTTCCCTTTGGTTTACATATGACAGTGTGCTTGGCACATTGGCGGCTTATGACCCACTGAAAAGCTGGCGCACCCCCTCTTCCCTTAGAGAAGAAATGGAGAGCGCCATCCGCTACCAGCTCCCATACCGTCTGGAGATACGCGATATATACTCAATCGGCCTGGTGGCGCAGGGCAAACGGGAGACCGGCACTTTTTTCATTGTGAAAGACAACGATGGCTATCTGCTGAGAACCAACCTCTATCAGGAGATAGATCCCAATATTGAGGAATATGCCCGGCGATTGGGTAAACTGCGGCAAGCAGCTGCGCTCAAGGGGACACAGGTGTTGTTTGTGGGAACTACCGGCAAGTTTGTGCCCGGCACCACGAAAATGCCGGAGGGCTATCTGCCGGATCACTCCAGTCTGCGTAATCTGGATGAGCTTTTTTTGGATTTATTGGCCTACCACGTGAGCAATCTGGACTTGCGCGAAAGCTTCAAAACAGCACCCCTTGACTACACGGACTACTATTACCGCACCGACAGCCGATGGACAGCGCGTGCCGCCCAGTTTGCAGCGGGCAGCGTTGCCGATGCGGCAAAGGATAAGTTGGGTGTTGAGCTGGATTCAGATGGATTCTACAGCGATTTAGCCAATTATGAAGCCTACATCTATCCCCAGATACTGTTGGGCGATTACGGACACAGCGCAGGCATGCCTTTTTCTGGTTTGGACGACTTTGTAGCAGTAGTTCCGGCCTTTGAAACCGACCTGACATTGGGGATTTCTTCCCAAAATATCCTTCGCCGCGGCCCGTTTTCCCAATCCGTGCTGAATATGGATTACCTGAATGTAGGAGACCCGCGCTATGACAACCCTTCTAAAACATATTTCGGGGGAGGCGTCACACGGGTGCACATCGTGAATCACCGCAATCCGGACGGAGAAAAGGTTCTGCTGCTGTGCGACAGCACTTTCCTGACGACCGCCGCTTATCTGGCTTTGATGTGCGGTGAAGTGGATGCGCGGGTGGTGGCTTCAAATGACGTGGCCAGCATGGAAAAGCTTGTGGCAAGTGGCGAGTATTCGTTAGTGGTAGTAGCCTGTGAGGCTCAGAGCATTGGGGCAGATATGTTCCCTTTCTTTAAACGATGATTTGCTTTATGGGGGGAGAGGAGATGGTTATGGCTAAAAAAATAGGTTTCGCCTTGAGACTTTCCCTCTTTTTGGCCATACTTGCGGCCGCCTTCTTTTTTGTGTGGCGGGTAAATGTCGGTCCTACGACGGAAGGTTCTGTGGAAGTGTTCTTCATCGAGACCAAAAGCGACGCTAACGCCATCCTGCTCAAACAGGGTGAGGCCGTCATTCTGGTTGATACTGGGGAAGAAGTGGACGCCCCAGCTATCACGGCTTTTTTGCAGGAACAGCAGGTAAGCGTGATTGATTATCTTGTGTTGACTCATCCCGACCAGGATCATATTGGGGGTGCTCCCGCCCTTCTTGAGCAGTTTGAAGTACGCTGTGTGATACAGCCGTATTATGCCAAGGAAAATGTCCTGGCCGACGCCTTGAGGCAAACCATTGATTCCCTGGGGGTAGCGCAGATTTACCCCACCCGCCCCAGAAGCTTTACCTGCGGCCAAATGCAGATGACTGTGTATCCGCCGCTGGAGAAGCACTACCGGAAGGATAATAATTATTCTCTGGCCCTTTGGATAAAGCATGGGAAGGTGGATATGGCCTTTGCGGGGGATGCGGAGGAAAAGCGGCTGAACGAATTGATGCAGATCCATTGGCCGGCCGTGCAGCTGTATCAGGTGGCGCACCATGGACGTGCCAGCCGGTCCTCAGGCTTATTGATTGAACAGCTGCGGCCGCAGTACGCCGTAATCACTGCTTCTGACGGCGACCAAGCCGTCCAAGATGCCCTAAAACAAGTAGGCGCACGGATTTTTTACACAGGAGACGGAACACAACAGTTTGTTAGTGACGGAAAAACCATGGTGTATGTTGAAAGGAGGCCTTAAGATGATAGCTGAGAAGCAAATGAATGCAACAAGCCGGTCCCAAGCCTTTCGTTACCGGTCCTGGATGATTCTGACAATGGTTTTGAATGCAATTTACCTGTACTGGCGCGTTCGGTATACCCTACCCATAGAATATGGCGTTATTTCCATCATTGCAGGTGTGTCTTTGCTCGTGGTAGAGTTTTTGGGCGCACTCGAATCACTGGTGCACTATTTCAACATGCATCGCATTGAAAATCACCCGGTACCCGAAGTGCCGCTGCATCTGTTCCCCGATGTCGATATCTTTATTGCCACCTATACGGAACCCATCGATCTGCTGTATAAAACCATCAATGGATGTAAGTATCTGGATTACCCGGACAAATCCAAGGTGCATATTCATCTCTGTGATGACGGGCGCCGCCCTGAGGCCCGCCAGTTGGCCATGGAGATGGGGATCAATTATATTTGCCGCGAGGACAACAAGGGTGCCAAAGCCGGCAATTTGAACAACGCCATGTCGGTAACCAGTGCACCGTTGATTGTGACACTGGATGCGGATATGATTCCACAGCACAGTTTTTTAATGAGCTGTGTCCCCTACTTTGTGGACGCCGATCTGCAAAATGCCTCCCGTGAGGACGGCAAGAAGCTCCGTATGGGGTTTGTGCAGACCCCCCAAAGCTTTTACAATCCTGATTTATTTCAATTCTTTTTGTATTCAGAGAACCGTATCCCTAATGAGCAGGATTACTTTTACAAAGATGTGCAGGTGTCCCGCAACCGTTCCAACAGCGTCATTTACGGCGGCTCCAACACCATGCTGAGCCGTGCTGCTATTGAGGACATCGGCGGTTTCTTTGAAGGGGCGATCACGGAGGACTTCGCCACCGGCATCCTGTTGCAGAAAAAGGGATATGTCTGCTATGCAATCAATGAAGTTTTGGCCAGTGGGTTATCGCCCACCGACCTGCCCAACTTGATTCAGCAGCGAATCCGCTGGGCGCGCGGGTGTATTCAAACAGGACGTAAAATGCATATTATCCTTTCGCCAGAGCTTTCCTTTGGGCAGAAAGCCAACTATTGGGCCTCTGTTTGGTATTGGTATGCACCCTTGAAACGGCTGTCCTATATCATGTCCCCCATTTTATTCGCTGTCTTTGGGTTCATGGTCATCAAGTGCACCTTGCTGGAGGTGCTGATTTTCTGGCTGCCTATGTACATTTCCAGCAATATTACACTGCGTATGCTGAGCCGGGGCATACGAACCACCAAATGGACCAGCATATACGAAACTGTTCTGTTCCCATTCATGCTGTTTCCTGTTCTTGCGGAGTTCTTTGGCATTTCTCTGAAGAAATTCCGTGTAACGAAAAAGGAAAGGGTACGCAGCGAAAAAGCGACAACCGTCTTGTACGCTATTCCCTTTGTGCTGTTGGCTGTCCTGTCGGTGATTGGTATTATCAATTGTACCGCCATGATATTCCAAAGCGGAACCGTATCGCCCATCGTGGTTTTATTTTGGTTGTCGGTCAACCTGTTCAACCTGGTGATGGCACTGTTTTTTACTCTTGGACGCAATTTCTACCGCATGAGCGAGCGGGTGGCGGCTGTGGTGGAATGTCGTCTGGGGACGAACGCCCATGGTGTTATTCATTGTGAAACCACGGATTTCTCTGAAACTGGTGTGGCTCTTTTTTTGAAAAAGCCGACAGATATTGACGAAAACGAAACCGTCAATTTGCATTTGCTTACCGACAGATATTCAGCCAAGCTGAAAGGGCGAATTGTCCATGTGAGCGCTATTCCAGGTGGCTGGAAATACGCGTTCCTTATCACAGACTACGGGGATAGCAAAAGCCAGTACCTCCAAATTGTCTATGACCGTGTGCCGACTCTGCCCACCGACCTAAAAAAAGCGCAGGGGAGCTACAATGATATTCGCCGTAACATCACCCGCCGTACCCAAGGGGTATTCTATCAAAACCGTCGCTATCCGCGTATCAACATGGATGAAACCATCCATTCAGACTATGGGCCGGTTCACCTCATTAATTTTAACTACAAATATGTGGTGACAGATTCGCCGGATCTGCCAAATGAGCTGTATTTGCACCCAGTGGAGGGGCTTGCTTTGCTGTGCCGCTACGAGCGGGATGTGCAAGATGGCAAAAAATTATATGCCGTGGCAAATTATGACGATATTCATAACGCTGAGGCCAGCCGTCTGCTGAGGGAGTGGGTGGATCAGATTTTGCGCAAAGAGAGTGTGTTAGGAAACAAGTCCATGCCAAGCGCCCGTTCTTCTGATTTGGCTCTCAATATTCTGGGTGCGCCACAGGGGCAAGGAGGGGGACTAAAGCAATGAAGTCAGGAAAGTGCTTCAGATTCGTGGTGGTCTTGTTAATCGTGATGTTGGGGGGATTTCTGATATCGGGTTGGACGGCAAAAGAGGATTTGCGCTTTGTGAAGAGTTTAGGTGTGGGCTGGAACTTGGGCAATACCCTGGAGCCCTATGATTTGCATTTTGAAACCAGTGATCCTGCCATATATGAAACATACTGGAACAACCCCATTACCACCAAGGAGATGCTTCAGGATATTAAGCAAGCGGGCTTCTCTGTTTTGCGCATTCCGGTGACATGGCAGGACCACATGGATGATAACCTCCAGGTAAACGAGGCTTGGATGGATCGTGTGCAGCAGGTGGTGGACTATGGATTGGAGGCCGGCTTTTATGTGATCATTAACGCCCACCACGACCAGTGGTACTACCCAGATGAAGAGAATCTTCCACGCGCCGAAGAAATGATGCAGGCGTTATGGCGGCAAATTGCCCATCGGTTTGAAAGCTATGATGAACGGCTGATGTTTGAAAGTATGAATGAGCCGCGTCTGATTGGAACGGATAAAGAATGGGGTTCTGGTACCCCTGCGGCTAGAGATGTGGTAAACAAGCTGAATGTGGCGTTTGTAGAAACGGTGCGTTCGGCTGGCGGAGAAAACGCCAAGCGGTATTTGCTTTTGCCTGCTTACTGTGCGCGGGCAGAAACGGCAGCGTTTGAAGGTTTTTATTTGCCGAAAGGAAGCCGAATGATTTTATCGGTACATTTGTATACGCCGTATCGTTTCGCCCAAAGCTCATCCGGAACGGATGTATTTACCCCGGAAAGCCCTGCGGACACCGAAGCTATTGATCAGCTATTTTCGGATCTCAAGAGGCTTTTTATTGATAAAAAGATTCCTGTAATCATTACGGAATTCGGGGCGGTTGACAAGGACAACGAACAGCAGCGGATCATATGGGCAAATTATATTTTGAAGAAAGCGAAAAAGCTGGGTATCTCGTGCCTTTGGTGGGATGCGGGTGGAGATGCCGGCAAGGAAATATCATACTCTTTATACGATAGATACACGAGAACATGGCGATTCCCCAAACTGGTGCAGGCCTTGGTAAATCGGTGAACAATAGCCACCCGAAATCGGACACGAATCCGATTTTGGGTGGCTATAGCAATAGTTGCCTAAATTCTCTAAAGAGATTGATTTTCCATGTCAGCTTTTGACCCAAATAAACGACTTAATATTAGAAGGAGGTAAGGTTATGAGTAGAAAATATCAATTAATTGTAACTTGGGCCTTGGTGGCGGTGATGCTGGGGGTGACCCTGACCGGCTGCTCAGGGAACTCCAAAGTAGCTGCCGGGGATTTGATGAAGGGGATTAATAAAAATCCTGTCCAACTTCCTCAAAAAATGGATGGAGAGTTGAATCAAGCTCTGCTGGATTTTACATGGAATTTATTCAGGGAAAGCGGTGCTAACACCGGTAATGTCATGATTTCAGCACCCTCTGTCTATCTGGCCTTAGGAATGACCCTAAATGGGGCCGATGGTGAGACCAGGGAAGCCATGCTCAAAGCCTTGTCTGCTCAAAACATAAAGCCGGAGGACTTTAATCTAGGCTTATCCGCATGGATGACCTCTTTGATGGATAAAGAAAATAAGGCGGATGTGCGTATTGCCAATTCGATTTGGATTCGTGATGGTTTTGAGGCGGACCCGGCTTTTTTACAGACCAATGGAGACTATTATCAAGCGGGAATAAGAAGCATTGATTTTGCCGATCCCTCGGCCCCTAAGATAATCAATCAATGGGTGGAGGAAAAAACGGAGGGGACCATCGATAAGATCATCGAGAAGATTGACGATGATTTAATGATGTACCTTATCAATGCGATTTACTTTAAAGGGGAGTGGAAGGATCAATTTAAGGCTGGAAGCACCTATGAAAGTACCTTCTCTGCTCCGGCAGGCAGTGTAGAAACTCCATTTATGAGACGAAGCGGGAATATGGACTATATCCAAGGTAAAGGGGCCACTGGAGTCATTCTCCCTTATACCGATGAGCGGTTTGCTTTCGTAGGGATCTTGCCTGGGGAAGGCCAATCTCCCCGGGATTTTATCAACACTATCACTGCCGCAGAAATGTTAACATTGATTAGCACGAAAAAGACGAAGAACATTGACCTCTCTCTGCCGAAATTTGAAAGCAGCTATGAAGATGAACTCCAGGATGAACTCCATGCCTTGGGAATGGAGATTGCCTTTGATCCTTATCGGGCAGATTTCTCATTAATGAATAAGGCCCATACCAAGGATCTTTTCATCGGGGAAGTCAAGCATAAAACCTATATTAAAGTGGATGAAAAGGGAACGGAAGCCGCCGCGGTAACAGGGGTAGGAGTCAGTACGACCAGCATGCCCATCGATCTTACCCAAGTCGTATTTGATCGGCCTTTTGTCTATGCCATCATAGATTGGCAGACAAATAGCCCGTTATTTGTGGGAATCATGGAAGATCCTACGGTGAAGTGAGATTAAGCTGCGGAGTAACTCGAACTTCACACAGAGGAATCAAAAGTCCGTGTTACTGTTTTCCCGGATCTAGTTGTTGATTTGGGTTTGGTTTTCGAAGGAATATAAAATAGTTGATGCACAAACTGATTCTCAAATCCCTCTCTACTAG
Coding sequences within it:
- a CDS encoding ComEC/Rec2 family competence protein, whose protein sequence is MAKKIGFALRLSLFLAILAAAFFFVWRVNVGPTTEGSVEVFFIETKSDANAILLKQGEAVILVDTGEEVDAPAITAFLQEQQVSVIDYLVLTHPDQDHIGGAPALLEQFEVRCVIQPYYAKENVLADALRQTIDSLGVAQIYPTRPRSFTCGQMQMTVYPPLEKHYRKDNNYSLALWIKHGKVDMAFAGDAEEKRLNELMQIHWPAVQLYQVAHHGRASRSSGLLIEQLRPQYAVITASDGDQAVQDALKQVGARIFYTGDGTQQFVSDGKTMVYVERRP
- a CDS encoding glycosyltransferase family 2 protein, coding for MIAEKQMNATSRSQAFRYRSWMILTMVLNAIYLYWRVRYTLPIEYGVISIIAGVSLLVVEFLGALESLVHYFNMHRIENHPVPEVPLHLFPDVDIFIATYTEPIDLLYKTINGCKYLDYPDKSKVHIHLCDDGRRPEARQLAMEMGINYICREDNKGAKAGNLNNAMSVTSAPLIVTLDADMIPQHSFLMSCVPYFVDADLQNASREDGKKLRMGFVQTPQSFYNPDLFQFFLYSENRIPNEQDYFYKDVQVSRNRSNSVIYGGSNTMLSRAAIEDIGGFFEGAITEDFATGILLQKKGYVCYAINEVLASGLSPTDLPNLIQQRIRWARGCIQTGRKMHIILSPELSFGQKANYWASVWYWYAPLKRLSYIMSPILFAVFGFMVIKCTLLEVLIFWLPMYISSNITLRMLSRGIRTTKWTSIYETVLFPFMLFPVLAEFFGISLKKFRVTKKERVRSEKATTVLYAIPFVLLAVLSVIGIINCTAMIFQSGTVSPIVVLFWLSVNLFNLVMALFFTLGRNFYRMSERVAAVVECRLGTNAHGVIHCETTDFSETGVALFLKKPTDIDENETVNLHLLTDRYSAKLKGRIVHVSAIPGGWKYAFLITDYGDSKSQYLQIVYDRVPTLPTDLKKAQGSYNDIRRNITRRTQGVFYQNRRYPRINMDETIHSDYGPVHLINFNYKYVVTDSPDLPNELYLHPVEGLALLCRYERDVQDGKKLYAVANYDDIHNAEASRLLREWVDQILRKESVLGNKSMPSARSSDLALNILGAPQGQGGGLKQ
- a CDS encoding glycoside hydrolase family 5 protein, giving the protein MKSGKCFRFVVVLLIVMLGGFLISGWTAKEDLRFVKSLGVGWNLGNTLEPYDLHFETSDPAIYETYWNNPITTKEMLQDIKQAGFSVLRIPVTWQDHMDDNLQVNEAWMDRVQQVVDYGLEAGFYVIINAHHDQWYYPDEENLPRAEEMMQALWRQIAHRFESYDERLMFESMNEPRLIGTDKEWGSGTPAARDVVNKLNVAFVETVRSAGGENAKRYLLLPAYCARAETAAFEGFYLPKGSRMILSVHLYTPYRFAQSSSGTDVFTPESPADTEAIDQLFSDLKRLFIDKKIPVIITEFGAVDKDNEQQRIIWANYILKKAKKLGISCLWWDAGGDAGKEISYSLYDRYTRTWRFPKLVQALVNR
- a CDS encoding serpin family protein, which gives rise to MSRKYQLIVTWALVAVMLGVTLTGCSGNSKVAAGDLMKGINKNPVQLPQKMDGELNQALLDFTWNLFRESGANTGNVMISAPSVYLALGMTLNGADGETREAMLKALSAQNIKPEDFNLGLSAWMTSLMDKENKADVRIANSIWIRDGFEADPAFLQTNGDYYQAGIRSIDFADPSAPKIINQWVEEKTEGTIDKIIEKIDDDLMMYLINAIYFKGEWKDQFKAGSTYESTFSAPAGSVETPFMRRSGNMDYIQGKGATGVILPYTDERFAFVGILPGEGQSPRDFINTITAAEMLTLISTKKTKNIDLSLPKFESSYEDELQDELHALGMEIAFDPYRADFSLMNKAHTKDLFIGEVKHKTYIKVDEKGTEAAAVTGVGVSTTSMPIDLTQVVFDRPFVYAIIDWQTNSPLFVGIMEDPTVK